A DNA window from Synergistaceae bacterium contains the following coding sequences:
- a CDS encoding phage baseplate assembly protein V, whose product MSEQASISRFGYVSDYDPTRHMARIQFPDKDNLISGWLPVSVRNSLRNHDEHHLDIGEHVFCVMQGNGLESGCVVCAVYDDTNKSQVGDKDKRAINFSDGSSIIYDRANNELNINSVKNINITAGQDITITAKKCNINFTDGASISYDTASKELNISSRDKIFIRSSNYIEISADSLIKFEAPVIDQ is encoded by the coding sequence ATGAGTGAACAGGCAAGTATTTCAAGATTTGGCTATGTGAGTGATTATGACCCTACACGGCATATGGCGCGAATTCAATTCCCGGACAAAGATAATTTAATTTCAGGTTGGCTTCCCGTCAGTGTGAGAAATTCTTTACGCAATCATGATGAACATCATTTAGACATTGGCGAACACGTTTTTTGTGTCATGCAGGGTAATGGACTTGAGTCTGGCTGCGTCGTGTGTGCGGTTTATGACGATACTAATAAATCTCAAGTCGGCGATAAAGATAAACGCGCGATAAATTTTTCGGACGGCTCCAGCATTATTTATGACCGCGCAAATAATGAATTGAACATTAACAGCGTGAAGAATATTAATATCACGGCCGGACAAGATATCACGATTACTGCGAAAAAGTGTAATATTAATTTCACTGATGGTGCGAGTATCAGCTATGACACTGCAAGCAAAGAATTAAATATTTCTTCGCGGGATAAAATTTTTATTCGTTCCAGCAACTATATTGAAATTAGCGCCGATTCTCTCATAAAGTTTGAAGCTCCCGTTATTGACCAGTAA